Proteins co-encoded in one Stutzerimonas stutzeri genomic window:
- a CDS encoding methyl-accepting chemotaxis protein: MQPLDLFANLSMGKKLLLGFALVLLLTLGVAGTGFLTVNSILDRSYQVNQLSRINAAILEARGQERDYALTRSEASAQALRGTLERLNRELDALDGLSEQEQEAVQQIRRSAAVYAKQFDEYGVLINRGQSLRARMDDTAQKSREEFEYIELDMYDAVRVLRLQGDHLRGSDPLTIAESASGLTKKILDLRTFENIFINNNAQAAVDSWNESFEDVTTIGNSLKNWLDDEQKATMDGALAALASYQRAFNEFRSNRGARVALEQEMVGQAQSVVDAAGKMMADATAAMETQRSSAYMLLGIITVLAVVIGLAAAAVISRMIVGPLRYTVQLAQRVADGDLSQSETVTRRDELGQLQQAMYAMTGSLRGLIGRIGGGVGQIAAAAEQLSAVTAQTSAGVQKQREETDQVATAMHQMAATVQEVAQNAEQASLAARQADQQARQGDRVVQEAIGQIGNLSGEVEHSAQAIEELNAESGRIGSVLEVIRAVAEQTNLLALNAAIEAARAGEQGRGFAVVADEVRALARRTHDSTEEIEGLISNLQQVAQKAVEQMQTSRDLTQRTVDLAGEAGVALGRITESVSTIEQMNQQIAAAAEEQSAVAENITESVTRVRDIGEQSASGSEQTAGASAELARLGVELQGLVARFRI, from the coding sequence ATGCAGCCCCTCGATCTATTCGCCAACCTGTCCATGGGCAAGAAGTTGCTGCTTGGCTTTGCCCTCGTCCTGCTGCTGACGCTGGGTGTCGCCGGAACCGGTTTCCTGACCGTCAACTCGATTCTCGATCGGTCCTACCAGGTCAATCAGCTATCGCGCATCAACGCCGCGATTCTCGAGGCGCGCGGCCAGGAGCGCGACTACGCGCTGACCCGAAGCGAGGCGTCCGCCCAGGCATTGCGCGGCACACTCGAGCGGCTGAACCGCGAGCTGGATGCCTTGGACGGCCTCTCCGAGCAGGAGCAGGAAGCGGTGCAGCAGATCCGCCGCAGCGCCGCCGTTTATGCCAAACAGTTCGATGAGTACGGCGTGCTGATCAATCGTGGCCAGTCACTTCGCGCACGCATGGACGACACGGCGCAGAAGAGTCGCGAGGAGTTCGAATACATCGAGCTGGACATGTACGACGCCGTGCGCGTGTTGCGCCTGCAGGGCGATCACCTGAGAGGCAGCGATCCGCTGACCATTGCCGAATCCGCATCTGGCCTGACGAAAAAGATCCTCGATCTGCGCACCTTCGAAAACATCTTCATCAACAACAACGCCCAGGCGGCGGTGGATTCCTGGAACGAATCCTTCGAAGACGTGACCACCATCGGTAACAGCCTGAAAAACTGGCTCGATGACGAGCAGAAAGCGACCATGGATGGCGCTCTTGCCGCGCTGGCCAGCTACCAGCGGGCATTCAACGAGTTCCGCAGCAATCGCGGCGCCCGCGTCGCGCTGGAACAGGAGATGGTCGGCCAGGCGCAAAGCGTCGTCGATGCGGCAGGCAAGATGATGGCCGATGCGACCGCAGCCATGGAAACCCAACGCAGCAGCGCCTACATGCTGCTGGGGATCATCACCGTGCTGGCCGTGGTGATCGGCCTGGCGGCCGCGGCAGTCATCTCGCGCATGATCGTTGGGCCGCTGCGCTACACCGTGCAGCTGGCTCAGCGGGTGGCGGACGGTGATCTCAGCCAATCCGAAACCGTCACTCGACGTGATGAACTCGGTCAGTTGCAGCAGGCGATGTATGCCATGACCGGAAGCCTGCGCGGCCTGATCGGACGGATCGGCGGCGGCGTCGGCCAGATCGCCGCGGCGGCCGAGCAGCTGTCGGCGGTAACCGCCCAGACCAGCGCCGGTGTGCAGAAGCAGCGGGAAGAGACCGATCAGGTGGCGACTGCGATGCACCAGATGGCCGCGACCGTGCAGGAAGTCGCCCAGAATGCCGAGCAGGCATCGCTTGCGGCTCGTCAGGCCGATCAACAGGCGCGTCAGGGTGATCGGGTGGTTCAGGAAGCCATTGGCCAGATCGGCAACCTCTCCGGTGAGGTCGAGCATTCGGCCCAGGCGATCGAAGAGCTGAACGCTGAAAGCGGTCGCATCGGCAGCGTACTGGAGGTGATTCGTGCCGTCGCCGAACAGACCAACCTGCTGGCGCTCAACGCTGCCATCGAGGCCGCACGCGCAGGCGAACAAGGCCGGGGCTTTGCCGTAGTGGCGGACGAAGTCCGTGCATTGGCGCGCCGCACGCACGATTCCACCGAAGAGATCGAAGGCCTGATCAGCAACCTGCAACAGGTGGCGCAGAAGGCGGTCGAGCAGATGCAGACCAGCCGCGACCTGACGCAACGCACCGTCGATCTGGCCGGCGAAGCGGGTGTGGCGCTCGGGCGCATCACCGAATCGGTCTCCACCATCGAGCAAATGAACCAGCAGATCGCGGCGGCAGCGGAAGAGCAGAGCGCCGTAGCGGAAAACATCACCGAGAGCGTGACGCGCGTCCGGGATATCGGCGAGCAAAGCGCCAGCGGCAGCGAGCAGACCGCTGGCGCAAGTGCCGAATTGGCGCGCCTGGGTGTGGAGTTGCAAGGGCTGGTGGCGCGCTTCCGCATCTGA
- a CDS encoding APC family permease, giving the protein MKPTAFATGESRLRQAIGGPALFLFILGDVLGAGVYALVGKIAGEAGGAVWVPLLVALGFAMLTAASYAELVTKYPRAGGAAVFAERAFGKPLLSFLVGFCMLAAGVTSAAGLSLAFAGDYLSAFIETPAVPTALVFLGVVALLNARGIKESLGANTVMTVIEVSGLLFVVVLAARFLLSGQGEPARVLAFAPGVSPAIAVLGAALIAFYSFVGFEVSANVAEEVKDVRRNYPRALFAALLTAGLVYMGVGMAATAVLAPAALSESSAPLLDVVRATGYAVPDWLFAAVALVAVANGALLTMIMSSRLAYGMADEGLLPSALTRVLSKRRTPWLAIIVTTVLAMALTVTGTLRALAETVVLLLLFVFMSTNVAVLVLRKDKVAAPHFRTPTILPYLAIGSCLVLLSQQSAGTWLRAALLMAVGAALYGLGRWQQRRR; this is encoded by the coding sequence ATGAAACCCACTGCATTCGCCACTGGCGAATCACGCCTGCGCCAAGCGATCGGCGGGCCGGCACTGTTTCTGTTCATCCTCGGCGATGTGCTGGGCGCCGGCGTCTACGCGCTGGTCGGCAAGATTGCCGGCGAGGCCGGGGGGGCCGTCTGGGTGCCGCTGCTGGTTGCGCTGGGTTTCGCGATGCTGACCGCCGCGTCCTATGCCGAGCTCGTCACCAAATATCCCCGCGCGGGTGGCGCGGCGGTCTTCGCCGAGCGCGCGTTCGGCAAGCCGTTACTGTCCTTTCTGGTCGGCTTCTGCATGCTCGCTGCCGGTGTGACCAGTGCCGCCGGCCTGTCCCTGGCCTTCGCCGGCGACTACCTGAGCGCCTTCATCGAGACCCCGGCAGTGCCGACTGCGCTGGTATTTCTCGGCGTGGTTGCACTGCTCAATGCACGAGGGATCAAGGAGTCGCTCGGGGCCAATACGGTGATGACCGTGATCGAGGTGTCGGGCCTGCTGTTCGTCGTCGTGCTGGCGGCGCGTTTTCTGCTGAGCGGGCAGGGCGAGCCTGCTCGGGTGCTGGCGTTCGCACCCGGCGTATCGCCCGCCATCGCGGTGCTGGGGGCGGCGCTGATCGCGTTCTACTCGTTCGTCGGCTTCGAGGTGTCGGCCAACGTGGCCGAAGAGGTCAAGGACGTCCGCCGCAACTACCCACGCGCGTTGTTCGCTGCGCTGCTGACTGCGGGCCTGGTCTATATGGGCGTTGGCATGGCGGCGACCGCCGTGCTCGCACCCGCTGCGCTGAGTGAATCGTCGGCGCCCTTGTTGGATGTGGTACGCGCAACCGGCTATGCGGTCCCGGACTGGCTGTTCGCCGCCGTGGCGCTGGTTGCGGTGGCCAACGGCGCGCTGCTGACCATGATCATGTCCAGCCGGCTGGCCTATGGCATGGCCGATGAAGGGTTGCTGCCGTCGGCGCTGACGCGGGTTTTGTCGAAGCGGCGCACGCCCTGGCTCGCCATTATCGTCACCACCGTGCTGGCGATGGCGCTCACCGTGACCGGCACGCTGCGCGCGCTGGCCGAAACCGTGGTGCTGTTGCTGTTGTTCGTGTTCATGAGCACCAACGTGGCGGTACTGGTGCTGCGCAAGGACAAAGTGGCTGCGCCGCACTTCCGCACCCCGACGATCCTGCCGTACCTGGCCATCGGCTCCTGCCTGGTCCTGCTGTCTCAGCAGAGCGCCGGCACCTGGTTGCGTGCGGCCTTGCTGATGGCTGTGGGTGCAGCGCTTTACGGTCTGGGCCGCTGGCAGCAGCGCCGCCGCTAG
- a CDS encoding metal-dependent hydrolase, protein MDSITQALLGATVQASLLGRWQGRKALLYGAVLGTLPDLDVVIDYGDAVAQMTYHRGFSHSLFTLSLLAVALTWLARRIRPDPGYSGGRLLLTIWLVLITHVLLDAFTSYGTQLFWPLPTPPVAWSSVFIIDPLYSLPLLGAVLAGAAFGLKGRRPRWASIALVLSSLYLAFTLAGKQLAEHRVDAAMAASGIHPSQVFSTPTPFNSLLWRVIALDGDHYYEALVSWFDVDPPELIRLPRHPALAEALAASPQHARLNWFTGGVLRYDEVDRHLLVTDLRLGMTGYHPFRFALAEREGPGWRLTPVVERWPAERGDTSKLEQLWQRIWTQHQPIPLAQWAAELQSR, encoded by the coding sequence ATGGATTCGATCACCCAGGCGCTGCTCGGCGCCACGGTCCAGGCGTCCTTGCTGGGCCGCTGGCAAGGACGCAAGGCGTTGTTGTATGGCGCCGTACTCGGCACCTTGCCGGACCTCGACGTGGTCATCGACTATGGCGACGCCGTGGCCCAGATGACCTATCACCGTGGCTTCAGCCATTCGCTGTTCACCCTGAGCCTGCTGGCCGTGGCGCTGACCTGGCTGGCTCGACGCATACGACCCGACCCTGGCTACAGCGGCGGCCGGCTGCTTCTGACGATCTGGCTGGTGCTGATCACCCATGTGCTGCTCGACGCCTTCACCAGCTATGGCACGCAGCTGTTCTGGCCGCTGCCGACGCCGCCCGTGGCCTGGTCCAGCGTGTTCATCATCGATCCGCTCTACAGCCTGCCGCTGCTCGGGGCGGTCCTCGCCGGTGCCGCCTTCGGTCTGAAAGGACGCCGCCCACGCTGGGCGTCGATCGCGCTGGTGCTGTCTTCGCTGTACCTGGCCTTCACCCTGGCCGGCAAACAGCTGGCAGAGCACCGCGTGGACGCCGCGATGGCGGCATCGGGCATTCACCCCAGCCAGGTGTTCAGTACGCCGACGCCGTTCAACAGCCTGCTCTGGCGGGTGATCGCCCTCGATGGCGACCATTACTACGAGGCGCTGGTAAGCTGGTTCGATGTCGATCCGCCCGAGCTGATTCGCCTGCCCCGCCATCCGGCGCTTGCCGAGGCGCTAGCGGCGTCCCCGCAGCATGCCCGGTTGAACTGGTTCACTGGCGGCGTGCTGCGCTATGACGAGGTCGACCGGCACCTGCTGGTGACCGACTTGCGGCTTGGCATGACCGGCTACCACCCCTTCCGCTTTGCCCTGGCCGAGCGTGAGGGGCCAGGTTGGAGGCTGACGCCGGTCGTCGAGCGCTGGCCGGCCGAGCGCGGCGACACCAGCAAGCTCGAGCAGCTCTGGCAACGCATCTGGACGCAGCACCAGCCGATCCCGCTGGCGCAATGGGCTGCTGAGTTGCAGAGTCGCTAG
- the arfB gene encoding alternative ribosome rescue aminoacyl-tRNA hydrolase ArfB: protein MLEISNSVQLPDSEIELTAIRAQGAGGQNVNKVSSALHLRFDINASSLPPFYKERLLALRDSRITGDGVIVIKAQQYRTQEQNRADALARLAELIRSVAKVEKARRPTRPTLGSKKRRLEGKSKRGAIKAGRGKVDF from the coding sequence ATGCTCGAGATATCCAACAGCGTCCAGCTGCCCGACAGCGAGATCGAGTTGACCGCGATCCGCGCGCAGGGCGCCGGCGGGCAGAACGTCAACAAGGTATCCAGCGCGCTGCACCTGCGCTTCGATATCAATGCCTCGTCGTTGCCGCCGTTCTACAAGGAACGTCTGTTGGCGCTGCGCGACAGCCGGATCACCGGTGATGGGGTGATCGTCATCAAGGCCCAGCAGTACCGCACTCAGGAGCAGAACCGCGCCGATGCTCTGGCGCGCCTGGCCGAACTCATCCGCAGTGTCGCCAAGGTGGAAAAGGCCCGCCGCCCGACGCGCCCAACGCTGGGCTCGAAGAAGCGGCGTCTGGAAGGCAAGAGCAAGCGCGGGGCGATCAAGGCAGGGCGCGGCAAGGTGGACTTCTAG
- a CDS encoding MFS transporter: MTSLLAPISSLLAGVALLLLGHGLLNTLLTLRGVAEGYSTGLIGLLMSGYFAGFLIGTWLAPSLIRRIGHIRTFAFYAALASVAVLLHVIIVNPWVWLVLRLMYGVALVTLYMVIESWLNAQVSGEKRGQVFALYMAVNLGSLAAAQQLLSLDSPMNFTLFALAAILICAALMPVTLTRQAQPAQPDMPATDLLQLARIAPLPLMAAGISGLTLGGFWGLAPVYASQSGFDASGVGLLMSVTILGGAVLQWPIGLFSDKHDRRKVMLCVVAIAAVLGGLITPLTSGPLLLGMMFLWGGLAFSIYSIAVAQMVDQLHPDEILSGSSGLLLANGFGAAFGPVVAGGLMSFFGPKALPVFFAVTLAFLAFYSWYRSRRVVDLVTEPHGHFTPILRTSHTVLELMPDTPEGEDKGSETRDSLDDDVLDDDIVEPRTGTG, translated from the coding sequence ATGACGTCCTTACTAGCCCCGATCAGTTCGCTGCTGGCCGGTGTTGCCTTACTGCTACTCGGCCACGGCCTGCTGAATACGCTGTTGACGCTGCGTGGCGTTGCCGAGGGATATTCGACCGGCCTGATCGGCCTGCTGATGTCGGGCTACTTCGCCGGCTTCCTCATTGGCACCTGGCTGGCGCCGTCGCTGATCCGCCGGATCGGCCATATTCGCACCTTCGCCTTCTACGCCGCGCTGGCGTCGGTGGCCGTGCTGCTGCACGTGATCATCGTCAACCCGTGGGTGTGGCTGGTGCTGCGACTGATGTACGGGGTGGCGCTGGTCACGCTGTACATGGTCATCGAGAGCTGGCTCAACGCACAGGTCAGCGGTGAGAAGCGCGGCCAGGTGTTCGCCCTGTACATGGCCGTCAACCTTGGCTCGCTGGCGGCGGCCCAGCAGCTGCTGAGCCTCGACAGCCCGATGAACTTCACGCTGTTCGCGCTGGCGGCGATCCTCATCTGTGCCGCGTTGATGCCGGTCACCCTGACGCGTCAGGCGCAGCCGGCGCAGCCCGACATGCCGGCCACCGACCTGTTGCAGCTGGCCCGTATCGCGCCCTTGCCGCTGATGGCGGCGGGTATTTCCGGCCTGACGCTTGGCGGGTTCTGGGGCCTGGCGCCGGTCTATGCCTCGCAGAGTGGCTTCGATGCCTCCGGCGTCGGTCTGCTGATGAGCGTGACCATCCTCGGCGGCGCCGTGCTGCAATGGCCGATCGGGCTGTTCTCCGACAAACATGACCGTCGCAAGGTCATGCTCTGCGTCGTGGCTATTGCCGCCGTGCTCGGCGGCCTGATCACCCCGCTGACGTCTGGCCCCTTGCTGCTGGGGATGATGTTCCTCTGGGGCGGCCTGGCGTTTTCGATCTACTCGATCGCCGTCGCGCAAATGGTCGATCAGTTGCACCCCGATGAGATTCTGTCCGGCTCCAGCGGCCTGCTGCTGGCCAACGGCTTCGGTGCCGCCTTCGGCCCGGTGGTCGCCGGGGGACTGATGAGCTTTTTCGGGCCGAAGGCACTGCCGGTGTTCTTCGCCGTTACCCTGGCGTTCCTGGCGTTCTATTCCTGGTACCGCTCGCGCCGCGTGGTCGACCTGGTTACCGAGCCGCACGGGCATTTCACGCCCATTCTGCGCACCAGTCACACCGTGCTGGAGCTGATGCCCGATACCCCGGAGGGCGAGGACAAGGGCAGCGAAACCCGCGACTCGCTGGACGACGATGTGCTCGACGACGATATCGTCGAGCCGCGCACCGGCACGGGCTAG
- a CDS encoding LysR family transcriptional regulator: MHFDLSDLRLFIHIAESPSLTQGARRAHLSPAAASARVKALEGQLGSRLLYRDSRGVALTPAGQKLLQHARLIMRQVDYLKGEFTEYSTDSTGHIRIFANTTAVTEFLPEVLAGFLAERPGVTVDLQERLSRDIVRGVLDGSTDMGIIAGPVQAEGLQALHFSTDRLLLAVPLGHPLATLPRVTLRQTLSYQHIGLHEGSTLLSFLRDQVEKFGGTLSLRIQLSSFEAVCRMIEAGVGIGIIPESAARRHSRTMQLALVALDEPWAVRERSILVRELEALPGSVRALIATLRPGQHG, encoded by the coding sequence ATGCACTTCGATCTCTCCGACCTGCGCCTGTTTATCCATATTGCCGAGTCGCCCAGCCTGACCCAGGGCGCGCGTCGGGCGCACCTGTCACCGGCGGCGGCCAGCGCCCGGGTCAAGGCGCTCGAAGGACAGCTCGGCAGCCGCCTGCTCTACCGCGACAGCCGTGGCGTGGCGCTGACACCGGCCGGGCAGAAGCTGCTGCAACATGCCCGGCTGATCATGCGCCAGGTCGACTACCTGAAGGGCGAGTTCACCGAATACAGTACCGATTCGACCGGGCATATCCGCATCTTCGCCAACACCACCGCCGTCACCGAATTTCTTCCGGAAGTACTCGCCGGCTTTCTCGCCGAGCGCCCCGGGGTGACGGTGGACCTGCAGGAGCGTCTGAGCCGGGACATCGTGCGCGGTGTACTGGACGGCAGCACCGACATGGGTATCATCGCCGGCCCGGTGCAGGCCGAGGGGTTGCAGGCGCTGCATTTCAGTACTGACCGCTTGCTGCTGGCGGTGCCCCTGGGCCATCCGTTGGCGACGCTGCCTCGGGTTACGCTGCGTCAGACGCTCAGCTATCAGCACATCGGCCTGCACGAAGGCAGCACGCTGCTCAGCTTTCTGCGCGATCAGGTCGAAAAGTTCGGCGGTACCCTGTCGCTGCGGATTCAGCTGTCCAGTTTCGAAGCCGTATGCCGGATGATCGAAGCAGGTGTCGGGATCGGTATCATTCCCGAATCCGCCGCGCGCCGGCACAGCCGAACCATGCAACTGGCGTTGGTGGCACTGGACGAACCCTGGGCCGTCCGCGAACGCAGCATCCTGGTTCGCGAGCTCGAGGCCCTGCCCGGCAGTGTCCGAGCACTGATCGCGACCTTGCGCCCAGGACAACACGGCTAA
- a CDS encoding FAS1-like dehydratase domain-containing protein translates to MTDVTAWIGRTEEVHDQLSRNLLMRIAATLNEPTPGHGEPLPPLWQWCFFQEPLPESGLGEDGHPARGGFLPPADNRNRMWAGGRVEFYEPLTAGAEATRVSTIKHIEEKQGRTGALLFVTVQHEYRQEGRLAIREEQDIVYREPSPPKSNSGEPMIAGHWREAVAPTPTLLFRYSAVTFNGHRIHYDWPYVTEAEGYAGLVVHGPLIATLNLRAFCRAHPDARLRRFAYRGLRPLTVPQPFEVGGRIVEPGEAELWAGDHNGLAQRAEVEFE, encoded by the coding sequence ATGACCGATGTAACCGCCTGGATAGGTCGCACCGAAGAGGTCCACGACCAGCTCAGCCGCAACCTGCTGATGCGGATCGCCGCGACCTTGAATGAGCCCACCCCAGGCCATGGCGAACCGTTGCCACCGCTGTGGCAGTGGTGTTTCTTCCAAGAGCCCTTGCCCGAAAGCGGCCTGGGCGAGGACGGCCACCCGGCACGCGGCGGCTTCCTGCCGCCGGCTGACAACCGCAACCGGATGTGGGCCGGTGGCCGCGTCGAGTTCTACGAGCCTCTGACGGCTGGTGCCGAGGCGACGCGGGTGTCGACCATCAAGCACATCGAGGAAAAACAGGGGCGCACCGGCGCGCTGCTGTTCGTCACGGTACAGCACGAATACCGGCAGGAGGGGCGTCTGGCGATTCGCGAAGAACAGGACATCGTCTACCGCGAGCCGAGTCCGCCGAAATCCAACAGTGGCGAGCCGATGATCGCCGGCCATTGGCGCGAAGCGGTAGCGCCGACGCCGACGCTGCTTTTCCGCTATTCGGCCGTGACCTTCAATGGCCATCGCATCCATTACGACTGGCCCTATGTCACCGAAGCCGAAGGCTACGCCGGGCTGGTCGTTCACGGTCCGCTGATCGCCACGCTCAACTTGCGCGCCTTCTGCCGCGCCCATCCGGACGCCCGCCTGCGTCGCTTCGCCTATCGCGGCCTGCGCCCGCTGACGGTACCGCAGCCGTTCGAAGTGGGCGGCCGCATCGTCGAGCCGGGCGAGGCCGAGCTCTGGGCCGGCGATCACAACGGTCTGGCGCAGAGGGCTGAAGTGGAATTCGAGTGA
- a CDS encoding acyl-CoA dehydrogenase family protein, giving the protein MTTNHNYQGARHEELNFIREGVRALCAEFPADYWRKLDEEKGFPEAFVKAMTEAGWLSAMIPEEFGGSGLGLAEASVILEEVNRCGGNSGTIHGQMYNMFTLLRNGSEEQKRTYLPKLASGELRLQSMGVTEPTTGTDTTKIKTTAVKQGDKYVINGQKVWISRIQHSDLMILLARTTPLAEVKKKSDGMSIFLVDLREAIGNGLTVQPIANMVNHETNELFFDNLEIPASSLIGEEGKGFRYILDGLNAERTLIAAECIGDGRWFIEKSAQYARDRVVFGRPIGQNQGVQFPIAEAHIEVEAADLMRWRACEEYDSGRNAGAAANMAKYLAAKASWEAANACLQTHGGFGFANEYDVERKFRETRLYQVAPISTNLILSYVAEHLLELPRSF; this is encoded by the coding sequence ATGACGACGAATCACAACTACCAAGGCGCCAGGCACGAAGAACTGAACTTCATCCGCGAAGGCGTGCGCGCCCTCTGCGCCGAATTCCCCGCCGACTACTGGCGCAAGCTCGACGAGGAGAAGGGCTTCCCGGAAGCCTTCGTCAAGGCGATGACCGAGGCCGGCTGGCTCTCAGCGATGATTCCAGAAGAATTCGGCGGCTCGGGCTTGGGTCTGGCCGAAGCCTCGGTGATCCTCGAGGAAGTGAACCGCTGCGGCGGTAATTCCGGCACCATCCACGGGCAGATGTACAACATGTTCACCTTGCTCAGGAACGGTAGCGAGGAGCAGAAGCGCACCTACCTGCCCAAGCTGGCCAGTGGTGAGTTACGTCTGCAGTCCATGGGCGTGACCGAGCCGACCACCGGCACCGACACCACCAAGATCAAGACCACGGCGGTGAAGCAGGGCGACAAGTACGTCATCAATGGCCAGAAGGTGTGGATCTCGCGCATCCAGCATTCGGACCTGATGATCCTCCTGGCGCGCACCACGCCGCTGGCCGAGGTGAAAAAGAAGTCCGACGGCATGTCGATCTTTCTCGTCGACTTGCGTGAGGCCATCGGCAACGGCCTGACCGTGCAGCCGATCGCCAACATGGTCAATCACGAGACCAACGAGCTGTTTTTCGACAACCTGGAAATCCCCGCCAGCAGCCTGATCGGCGAGGAGGGCAAGGGCTTTCGCTACATCCTCGACGGGCTGAATGCCGAGCGCACCCTGATCGCCGCCGAATGTATTGGCGACGGCCGCTGGTTCATCGAGAAATCCGCGCAGTACGCGCGCGACCGTGTCGTGTTCGGCCGGCCCATCGGGCAGAACCAGGGGGTGCAGTTTCCCATTGCCGAGGCGCACATCGAGGTGGAAGCCGCCGATTTGATGCGCTGGCGCGCCTGCGAGGAATACGACAGCGGGCGCAACGCCGGAGCGGCGGCCAACATGGCCAAGTATCTGGCGGCCAAGGCCAGCTGGGAGGCCGCCAACGCCTGCCTACAGACTCACGGCGGTTTCGGCTTCGCCAACGAATACGACGTCGAACGCAAATTCCGCGAGACGCGGCTGTACCAGGTCGCGCCGATTTCCACCAACCTGATCCTGTCGTACGTGGCTGAGCACCTGCTTGAGCTGCCGCGCAGTTTCTGA
- a CDS encoding VOC family protein has product MQIDHLDHLVLTVADLDATVDFYTRMLGMQAVTFGEGRQALAFGNQKINLHQAGREFEPKAERPTPGSADLCFIVATPLEQVIAHLEAQQVAIVEGPVKRTGATGPIRSVYLRDPDSNLIELSNLMEPGA; this is encoded by the coding sequence ATGCAAATCGACCACCTCGACCATCTGGTCCTCACCGTCGCCGACCTCGACGCAACGGTCGACTTCTACACCCGCATGCTCGGCATGCAGGCGGTGACCTTCGGCGAAGGGCGCCAAGCGCTGGCGTTCGGCAACCAGAAGATCAACCTGCACCAGGCAGGCCGCGAATTCGAGCCCAAGGCCGAGCGGCCCACGCCGGGTTCGGCAGATCTCTGTTTCATCGTCGCCACACCACTAGAGCAGGTGATCGCGCATCTTGAGGCGCAGCAGGTCGCTATTGTCGAAGGACCGGTCAAGCGTACCGGAGCCACCGGACCGATCCGCTCGGTGTACCTGCGCGACCCCGATTCCAACCTTATCGAACTGTCCAACCTGATGGAGCCCGGCGCATGA
- a CDS encoding MmgE/PrpD family protein, with the protein MSQHTQALTEFLAGLTYEQIPDAVLARTEDLFLDWLGSALAGAGAHPIPLFERYAAKMGPVDGPARILVNGQSSSAYFAALVNAASSHLVEQDDLHNSSVLHPATVVFPAALAAAQDLGKSGRELLVASVAGYEAGIRIGEFLGRSHYRIFHTTATVGTLAAAVAVGKLMAFDQQQFTHLLGSAGTQAAGLWEFLRDAADSKQLHTAKAAADGLLAAYLTAEGLTGAQNILEGEQGMAAGMSSDADPCKLSDRLGSRWALAETSFKFHASCRHTHPAADALLELMQREGLRAEDIASVTAHVHQGAIDVLGRVNVPQTVHQAKFSMGTVLGLIALYGKAGLTEFHSHALSDPRVGAFREKVAMTLDSQVDAAYPARWLGRVTVETTDGRTLHGAIDEPKGDPGNTLSRTELEDKFRRLVQFSAARNPSEADEMIETVWRLREVDDLGVLR; encoded by the coding sequence ATGAGCCAGCACACCCAGGCGTTGACTGAATTCCTCGCCGGTTTGACCTACGAGCAAATCCCTGACGCCGTCCTGGCGCGCACCGAGGATTTGTTCCTCGACTGGCTCGGCTCGGCGCTGGCCGGCGCAGGCGCGCATCCGATTCCCCTGTTCGAGCGCTACGCCGCCAAGATGGGCCCGGTCGATGGCCCGGCGCGCATCCTGGTCAATGGCCAGAGCAGCTCGGCCTATTTCGCCGCGCTGGTGAACGCCGCCAGCTCGCACCTGGTCGAGCAGGACGACCTGCACAACAGCTCGGTGCTGCACCCGGCGACGGTGGTCTTTCCCGCTGCGCTGGCGGCGGCGCAGGATCTCGGCAAGTCCGGCCGGGAGCTGTTGGTGGCCTCGGTGGCTGGTTATGAAGCCGGCATTCGTATCGGCGAGTTTCTCGGCCGCTCGCATTACCGCATCTTTCACACCACCGCGACGGTCGGCACCCTGGCCGCGGCAGTGGCCGTCGGCAAGCTGATGGCCTTCGACCAGCAGCAGTTCACCCATCTGCTGGGCAGCGCCGGTACCCAGGCCGCCGGACTCTGGGAATTTCTTCGTGACGCGGCGGATTCCAAGCAGCTGCATACCGCCAAGGCGGCTGCCGATGGCCTGCTCGCCGCCTACCTGACGGCCGAGGGCCTGACCGGCGCGCAAAACATTCTCGAAGGCGAGCAGGGCATGGCTGCGGGCATGTCCAGCGACGCCGATCCGTGCAAATTGTCGGATCGCCTCGGCAGTCGTTGGGCACTGGCCGAGACGTCTTTCAAGTTCCACGCCTCCTGCCGCCATACCCACCCGGCCGCCGATGCATTGCTCGAGCTGATGCAGCGCGAAGGGCTGCGTGCCGAGGACATTGCGTCGGTCACCGCCCACGTGCATCAGGGTGCCATCGATGTGCTCGGCCGCGTGAACGTTCCGCAGACAGTGCATCAGGCGAAGTTCAGCATGGGCACGGTGCTCGGCCTGATCGCGTTGTATGGCAAGGCCGGGCTGACCGAATTTCATAGTCATGCGCTCAGCGATCCGCGTGTTGGCGCGTTCCGCGAGAAGGTCGCGATGACTCTCGATTCCCAGGTGGATGCCGCCTATCCCGCGCGCTGGCTCGGCCGTGTGACGGTCGAGACGACCGACGGCCGCACGCTGCACGGCGCCATCGACGAACCCAAGGGCGATCCGGGCAACACCCTGAGCCGCACCGAGCTGGAGGACAAATTCCGCCGCCTGGTGCAGTTCTCCGCTGCGCGCAATCCCTCTGAGGCAGACGAAATGATCGAGACCGTCTGGCGGCTGCGTGAGGTCGACGATCTGGGCGTTCTGCGGTGA